One Phaseolus vulgaris cultivar G19833 chromosome 2, P. vulgaris v2.0, whole genome shotgun sequence DNA window includes the following coding sequences:
- the LOC137810996 gene encoding uncharacterized protein isoform X3 yields the protein MYLDIDPVAWSGLEETAGSSSASRHVGPFLRLLSEDFGDDCSQRSDKELALSGAVDAMVLSLENNSESLRSKREKLREYEHQCREKFLNSDVQPNSEKVDTQLETKEETGTPFHDCEESPHQGLIHSNIDESPIEEVMMLSYPRKVAVLYELLSACLSDLGENNKKDGRRRKGYDARHRVTLRLLATWLDIKWSKMEAIETIVASTAMAFIREQESSKEETPSKEGKWDKWKRGGIIGAAALTGGTLMAITGGLAAPAIAAGLGALAPTLGTLIPVIGASGFSAAASAAGTVAGSVAVAASLGAAGAGLSGTKMARRVGDVDEFEFKFIGETHNQGLLGVEIMVSGFVFEDDDFIRPWEGMNDNSERYALQWESKNLYALSSAIQDWVKSRIATELMRQGAMMTVLHGLLTALAWPVALLAATEFIDSTWTIAIDRSDKAGKLLAEVLLGGLQGNRPVTLVGYSLGARVIFKCLECLAETENSAAELVEKVVLLGAPIAIMDENWEAVRKMVAGRFVNVYSSNDWMLGVAFRASLLSQGLAGIQPVNIPGIQNVDVTDHVEGHSSYLWATQQVLDELELDAYYPLFNIISTQ from the exons CTTCAGCTTCACGTCACGTCGGACCT TTCTTGAGACTATTATCAGAAGATTTTGGTGATGATTGTTCTCAAAGGTCAGATAAAGAACTTGCTTTGTCCGGAGCTGTTGATGCTATGGTACTTAGCCTGGAAAACAATTCAGAGTCTCTCAGGTCTAAAAGGGAGAAGCTACGTGAATACGAGCATCAATGTCGAgaaaagtttttaaattctgatgTTCAACCAAATTCTGAGAAGGTAGATACGCAATTAGAAACCAAGGAGGAGACAGGTACTCCTTTCCATGATTGTGAAGAATCACCACATCAGGGATTAATTCATAGTAATATTGATGAGAGTCCAATTGAAGAGGTAATGATGCTCAGCTATCCAAGGAAAGTGGCAGTGCTTTACGAACTTCTCTCTGCTTGTCTATCAGATTTAGGTGAAAATAACAAGAAAGATGGCCGGAGGAGAAAGGGCTATGATGCTCGACATCGTGTCACTCTGCGGCTGCTGGCAACATGGCTGGATATCAAGTGGTCAAAAATG GAGGCAATTGAGACAATAGTTGCTAGTACTGCAATGGCTTTCATTAGAGAGCAAGAGTCAAGTAAAGAAGAAACTCCATCAAAAGAAGGCAAGTGGGATAAATGGAAGAGGGGTGGTATCATTGGTGCTGCTGCCTTAACTGGCGGAACTTTGATGGCTATTACTGGTG GCTTAGCTGCCCCAGCTATTGCTGCTGGACTTGGTGCTTTGGCTCCAACTTTGGGTACTCTGATCCCTGTAATTGGAGCAAGTGGATTTTCTGCAGCTGCTAGTGCTGCTGGAACTGTTGCTGGTTCTGTTGCTGTTGCTGCATCACTTGGAG CTGCTGGAGCTGGACTCTCTGGAACCAAAATGGCTAGGAGAGTTGGGGATGTTGATGaatttgaattcaaatttaTAGGAGAAACCCATAACCAAGGT CTGCTTGGAGTTGAGATCATGGTCTCTGGATTCGTCTTTGAGGATGACGATTTTATAAGGCCGTGGGAGGGAATGAATGACAACTCGGAGAG GTATGCTCTGCAGTGGGAGTCCAAGAATCTATATGCCCTGAGCTCTGCAATTCAGGATTGGGTTAAATCAA GAATTGCAACGGAGCTGATGAGGCAAGGGGCAATGATGACGGTCTTGCATGGTCTTTTAACTGCATTGGCTTGGCCAGTTGCATTACTTGCAGCAACTGAATTCATAGACAGCACATGGACAATTGCTATTGACAG ATCTGACAAGGCAGGGAAGTTGCTTGCCGAAGTATTATTGGGAGGATTGCAGGGAAATAg GCCTGTTACACTTGTAGGTTACTCACTGGGGGCAAGAGTTATTTTCAAGTGTCTAGAGTGCTTGGCTGAAACAGAAAACAGTG CAGCTGAACTGGTTGAGAAAGTTGTTCTTCTTGGAGCACCCATTGCAATCATGGATGAGAATTGGGAAGCTGTTAGAAAG ATGGTAGCTGGAAGATTTGTAAATGTCTACTCAAGCAATGATTGGATGCTTGGAGTTGCTTTCCGTGCCAG TCTACTTTCTCAAGGATTAGCTGGAATCCAACCTGTGAACATTCCTGGGATCCAAAAT GTTGACGTGACAGATCACGTAGAGGGTCATTCTTCATATTTGTGGGCTACACAACAGGTCCTAGATGAACTTGAATTAGATGCGTATTATCCCCTTTTTAACATAATTTCCACCCAGTGA
- the LOC137810996 gene encoding uncharacterized protein isoform X4: MVLSLENNSESLRSKREKLREYEHQCREKFLNSDVQPNSEKVDTQLETKEETGTPFHDCEESPHQGLIHSNIDESPIEEVMMLSYPRKVAVLYELLSACLSDLGENNKKDGRRRKGYDARHRVTLRLLATWLDIKWSKMEAIETIVASTAMAFIREQESSKEETPSKEGKWDKWKRGGIIGAAALTGGTLMAITGGLAAPAIAAGLGALAPTLGTLIPVIGASGFSAAASAAGTVAGSVAVAASLGAAGAGLSGTKMARRVGDVDEFEFKFIGETHNQGLLGVEIMVSGFVFEDDDFIRPWEGMNDNSERYALQWESKNLYALSSAIQDWVKSRIATELMRQGAMMTVLHGLLTALAWPVALLAATEFIDSTWTIAIDRSDKAGKLLAEVLLGGLQGNRPVTLVGYSLGARVIFKCLECLAETENSAAELVEKVVLLGAPIAIMDENWEAVRKMVAGRFVNVYSSNDWMLGVAFRASLLSQGLAGIQPVNIPGIQNVDVTDHVEGHSSYLWATQQVLDELELDAYYPLFNIISTQ; the protein is encoded by the exons ATGGTACTTAGCCTGGAAAACAATTCAGAGTCTCTCAGGTCTAAAAGGGAGAAGCTACGTGAATACGAGCATCAATGTCGAgaaaagtttttaaattctgatgTTCAACCAAATTCTGAGAAGGTAGATACGCAATTAGAAACCAAGGAGGAGACAGGTACTCCTTTCCATGATTGTGAAGAATCACCACATCAGGGATTAATTCATAGTAATATTGATGAGAGTCCAATTGAAGAGGTAATGATGCTCAGCTATCCAAGGAAAGTGGCAGTGCTTTACGAACTTCTCTCTGCTTGTCTATCAGATTTAGGTGAAAATAACAAGAAAGATGGCCGGAGGAGAAAGGGCTATGATGCTCGACATCGTGTCACTCTGCGGCTGCTGGCAACATGGCTGGATATCAAGTGGTCAAAAATG GAGGCAATTGAGACAATAGTTGCTAGTACTGCAATGGCTTTCATTAGAGAGCAAGAGTCAAGTAAAGAAGAAACTCCATCAAAAGAAGGCAAGTGGGATAAATGGAAGAGGGGTGGTATCATTGGTGCTGCTGCCTTAACTGGCGGAACTTTGATGGCTATTACTGGTG GCTTAGCTGCCCCAGCTATTGCTGCTGGACTTGGTGCTTTGGCTCCAACTTTGGGTACTCTGATCCCTGTAATTGGAGCAAGTGGATTTTCTGCAGCTGCTAGTGCTGCTGGAACTGTTGCTGGTTCTGTTGCTGTTGCTGCATCACTTGGAG CTGCTGGAGCTGGACTCTCTGGAACCAAAATGGCTAGGAGAGTTGGGGATGTTGATGaatttgaattcaaatttaTAGGAGAAACCCATAACCAAGGT CTGCTTGGAGTTGAGATCATGGTCTCTGGATTCGTCTTTGAGGATGACGATTTTATAAGGCCGTGGGAGGGAATGAATGACAACTCGGAGAG GTATGCTCTGCAGTGGGAGTCCAAGAATCTATATGCCCTGAGCTCTGCAATTCAGGATTGGGTTAAATCAA GAATTGCAACGGAGCTGATGAGGCAAGGGGCAATGATGACGGTCTTGCATGGTCTTTTAACTGCATTGGCTTGGCCAGTTGCATTACTTGCAGCAACTGAATTCATAGACAGCACATGGACAATTGCTATTGACAG ATCTGACAAGGCAGGGAAGTTGCTTGCCGAAGTATTATTGGGAGGATTGCAGGGAAATAg GCCTGTTACACTTGTAGGTTACTCACTGGGGGCAAGAGTTATTTTCAAGTGTCTAGAGTGCTTGGCTGAAACAGAAAACAGTG CAGCTGAACTGGTTGAGAAAGTTGTTCTTCTTGGAGCACCCATTGCAATCATGGATGAGAATTGGGAAGCTGTTAGAAAG ATGGTAGCTGGAAGATTTGTAAATGTCTACTCAAGCAATGATTGGATGCTTGGAGTTGCTTTCCGTGCCAG TCTACTTTCTCAAGGATTAGCTGGAATCCAACCTGTGAACATTCCTGGGATCCAAAAT GTTGACGTGACAGATCACGTAGAGGGTCATTCTTCATATTTGTGGGCTACACAACAGGTCCTAGATGAACTTGAATTAGATGCGTATTATCCCCTTTTTAACATAATTTCCACCCAGTGA